A stretch of Aeromicrobium tamlense DNA encodes these proteins:
- a CDS encoding DEAD/DEAH box helicase, with the protein MSTPAEQYARFRKDQKHPHVAAFRDLYPFGLDDFQVRACEALEDGHGVLVAAPTGSGKTLVGEFAVHLSLATGRKCFYTTPIKALSNQKFSDFADRYGPENVGLLTGDNTINGEAPIVVMTTEVLRNMIYAGSSTLNNLGHVVMDEVHYLADRFRGAVWEEVIIGLPPSVSIVSLSATVSNVEEFGAWLHEVRGATETIVEERRPVPLHQHVLVGRKMFDLFEPNSTEVNHTLEQMARDDAQWNRAFAKNRSRRPAKGGKRPRSRHRTPDRIDIVLKLESEGMLPAIVFIFSRAGCAAAVEQCLAARLILTTQEEREAIHEHVDAACAHLPDDDLAVLGFHEFREGIGRGIAAHHAGMLPTFKECVEDLFSAGLVKVVFATETLALGINMPARSVVVDRLTKWNGENHVDVTPGEYTQLTGRAGRRGIDVEGHGVVLWQPGLDARHVAGLASTRTYPLNSSFRPSYNMAVNLVHQVGRERARELLEQSFAQFQADRAVVGLARKVRKADEAIEGYRESVHCELGDFMEYMRLRRRLSDLESAGSKSRRAAKREEALESLTRLKRGDVINVPAGKFSGLAVVLDPDTGNREGPRPMVLTANRHARRLAVVDFPTPVDSLMQMRIPKSFNPRDAQSRRDLASSLRNRAGHLTEYPTAYRDGPTAEDPRITELRRELRDHPCHACPDRESHARWAERAFKLERETDSMRRRVEQRTNTVARQFDRVCEVLDTLGYLDGDEVTPEGRHLQRIYGESDLVVSESLRHDVWGGLSPSEFAAVASGLTYEARNSDEAPPARFPTKAVAQAAESMGLLWLQLDQLERDHRLSFLRKPDFGFAYAVWMWCEGTSLDLVLGSADMAAGDFVRAMKQLIDTVAQIADAAGAGPLRDTARAALDELRTGVVAYSSVTS; encoded by the coding sequence ATGTCCACCCCGGCCGAGCAGTACGCCCGATTCCGCAAGGACCAGAAGCACCCGCACGTCGCGGCCTTCCGAGACCTCTACCCGTTCGGGCTGGACGACTTCCAGGTGCGCGCCTGCGAGGCGCTCGAGGACGGCCACGGCGTGCTCGTCGCGGCCCCCACCGGGTCGGGCAAGACCCTCGTCGGCGAGTTCGCGGTGCACCTGTCGCTGGCCACGGGCCGCAAGTGCTTCTACACCACGCCGATCAAGGCGCTGTCGAACCAGAAGTTCAGCGACTTCGCGGACCGGTACGGCCCCGAGAACGTCGGCCTGCTGACCGGTGACAACACGATCAACGGCGAGGCGCCGATCGTCGTCATGACGACCGAGGTCCTGCGCAACATGATCTACGCGGGCTCCTCCACGCTGAACAACCTCGGGCACGTGGTGATGGACGAGGTGCACTACCTCGCCGACCGCTTCCGCGGTGCGGTCTGGGAGGAGGTCATCATCGGCCTCCCGCCGTCGGTCTCGATCGTGTCGCTGTCGGCCACCGTGTCCAACGTCGAGGAGTTCGGCGCCTGGCTGCACGAGGTGCGCGGCGCGACCGAGACGATCGTGGAGGAGCGCCGGCCCGTGCCCCTGCACCAGCACGTGCTCGTCGGCCGCAAGATGTTCGACCTGTTCGAGCCGAACTCGACCGAGGTCAACCACACGCTGGAGCAGATGGCCCGCGACGACGCCCAGTGGAACCGTGCCTTCGCCAAGAACCGCTCGCGGCGCCCCGCGAAGGGCGGCAAGCGTCCCCGCAGCCGCCACCGCACGCCCGACCGCATCGACATCGTCCTCAAGCTGGAGTCCGAGGGCATGCTGCCGGCCATCGTCTTCATCTTCAGCCGGGCGGGCTGCGCCGCCGCCGTGGAGCAGTGCCTGGCGGCCCGCTTGATCCTGACCACGCAGGAGGAGCGCGAGGCGATCCACGAGCACGTCGACGCCGCGTGCGCGCACCTGCCGGACGACGACCTGGCCGTGCTGGGCTTCCACGAGTTCCGCGAGGGCATCGGCCGCGGCATCGCGGCGCACCACGCCGGCATGCTGCCCACGTTCAAGGAGTGCGTCGAGGACCTCTTCAGCGCCGGGCTCGTGAAGGTGGTCTTCGCCACCGAGACGCTGGCTCTCGGCATCAACATGCCGGCCCGCTCGGTCGTCGTCGACCGCCTCACGAAGTGGAACGGCGAGAACCACGTCGACGTCACGCCGGGGGAGTACACCCAGCTCACCGGCCGCGCCGGCCGCCGCGGGATCGACGTCGAGGGTCACGGCGTCGTGCTGTGGCAGCCGGGACTGGACGCGCGGCACGTCGCCGGCCTGGCCTCCACGCGCACGTATCCGCTGAACTCGTCGTTCCGTCCGTCGTACAACATGGCGGTCAACCTCGTGCACCAGGTGGGACGCGAGCGCGCCCGCGAGCTGCTGGAGCAGTCGTTCGCGCAGTTCCAGGCCGACCGCGCCGTGGTGGGTCTCGCCCGCAAGGTCCGCAAGGCCGACGAGGCGATCGAGGGCTACCGCGAGTCCGTGCACTGCGAGCTCGGCGACTTCATGGAGTACATGCGGCTGCGTCGCCGGCTCAGCGACCTCGAGTCGGCCGGCTCCAAGTCCCGCCGTGCCGCGAAGCGCGAGGAGGCGCTCGAGTCGCTCACCCGGCTCAAGCGCGGCGACGTCATCAATGTGCCTGCCGGGAAGTTCTCCGGACTCGCCGTCGTGCTCGATCCCGACACCGGCAACCGCGAGGGCCCACGCCCGATGGTGCTGACCGCCAACCGTCACGCCCGGCGGCTGGCCGTCGTGGACTTCCCGACGCCGGTCGACTCGCTCATGCAGATGCGCATCCCCAAGTCGTTCAATCCCCGCGACGCGCAGTCGCGGCGCGACCTGGCCTCCTCGCTGCGGAACCGCGCCGGCCACCTGACGGAGTACCCGACGGCCTACCGCGACGGACCGACCGCGGAGGATCCGCGGATCACCGAGCTGCGGCGCGAGCTGCGCGACCACCCCTGCCATGCGTGTCCCGACCGGGAGTCGCACGCACGGTGGGCCGAGCGCGCGTTCAAGCTCGAGCGCGAGACCGACAGCATGCGACGCCGCGTGGAGCAGCGCACCAACACCGTCGCCCGCCAGTTCGACCGCGTGTGCGAGGTGCTGGACACGCTCGGGTACCTCGACGGCGACGAGGTCACGCCCGAGGGCCGCCACCTCCAGCGGATCTACGGCGAGTCCGACCTCGTGGTGAGCGAGTCGCTGCGCCACGACGTGTGGGGCGGACTGTCCCCGTCGGAGTTCGCGGCCGTCGCCAGCGGCCTCACCTACGAGGCCCGCAACTCCGACGAGGCGCCACCGGCGCGGTTCCCGACGAAGGCGGTGGCCCAGGCGGCCGAGTCGATGGGCCTGCTGTGGCTCCAGCTCGACCAGCTGGAGCGCGACCACCGGCTGTCGTTCCTGCGCAAGCCCGACTTCGGCTTCGCGTACGCGGTCTGGATGTGGTGCGAGGGCACGAGCCTCGACCTCGTGCTCGGCTCGGCCGACATGGCCGCGGGCGACTTCGTGCGCGCCATGAAGCAGCTGATCGACACGGTCGCGCAGATCGCCGACGCCGCCGGTGCCGGCCCGCTGCGCGACACCGCGCGCGCGGCGCTCGACGAGCTGCGGACGGGCGTGGTGGCCTACTCCAGCGTCACGTCGTGA
- a CDS encoding PLD nuclease N-terminal domain-containing protein yields MFLFGSVGSLIVLALWVFCLVDVITSDEYAVRHLPKTLWLIVVILLPLVGSLAWLAVGRPATTTRDLPYKGNTSASVAASRFPEYDRPGRHVPADPEADEAFLRSLRERAEEQRRAYREQQRSRDAQEGEPTP; encoded by the coding sequence ATGTTCCTCTTCGGGTCGGTCGGGAGCCTGATCGTTCTCGCCCTCTGGGTCTTCTGCCTCGTCGACGTCATCACCTCCGACGAGTACGCCGTGCGGCATCTGCCCAAGACCCTGTGGCTCATCGTCGTGATCCTGCTCCCGCTCGTCGGATCGCTCGCCTGGCTGGCCGTCGGACGGCCCGCCACGACCACGCGCGACCTGCCCTACAAGGGCAACACCTCGGCCTCGGTCGCGGCCTCGCGCTTCCCCGAGTACGACCGTCCCGGTCGCCACGTCCCGGCCGACCCCGAGGCCGACGAGGCGTTCCTGAGGAGCCTGCGCGAGCGGGCCGAGGAGCAGCGCCGGGCCTATCGTGAGCAGCAACGATCCCGAGACGCCCAGGAGGGCGAACCCACCCCATGA
- a CDS encoding 5'-3' exonuclease produces the protein MSSSRLLLLDTASLYFRAFYGVPDSIKAADGRPVNAVRGILDFLATLQDRYEPAAVVAAWDDDWRPAWRVELLDTYKTHRLADPEAGTEETPDLLSHQVPLIAEALTLAGATVVGAPEAEADDVIGTLVHRWETGIDVVTGDRDLFQLVDDERDVRVLYTARGVSKHDVVDAAWVREKYGIEPHQYVDFAVMRGDASDGLPGVPGIGDKTAATLLNEYADLDGIRAAAADPSSSLRPRIRQSLLDSSEYIDAAVRVVTVRPDLDLADPVTGVIDEPALRAFGEQWNVAGPVDRLLQSVTT, from the coding sequence ATGAGCTCTTCGCGACTGCTCCTGCTCGACACCGCCAGCCTGTACTTCCGCGCCTTCTACGGCGTTCCCGACTCGATCAAGGCCGCCGACGGCCGCCCCGTGAACGCCGTGCGCGGCATCCTCGACTTCCTCGCCACGCTCCAGGACCGCTACGAGCCCGCCGCCGTCGTCGCGGCGTGGGACGACGACTGGCGTCCGGCGTGGCGCGTCGAGCTGCTCGACACCTACAAGACGCACCGGCTCGCCGATCCCGAGGCGGGCACCGAGGAGACGCCCGACCTGCTCTCGCACCAGGTGCCGCTCATCGCCGAGGCGCTGACCCTCGCCGGCGCCACCGTGGTGGGCGCCCCGGAGGCAGAGGCCGACGACGTGATCGGCACGCTGGTCCACCGCTGGGAGACCGGCATCGACGTCGTCACCGGCGACCGCGACCTGTTCCAGCTGGTCGACGACGAGCGCGACGTCCGCGTGCTCTACACGGCACGGGGCGTCAGCAAGCACGACGTGGTGGACGCGGCGTGGGTGCGCGAGAAGTACGGGATCGAGCCGCACCAGTACGTCGACTTCGCCGTGATGCGCGGCGACGCGTCGGACGGCCTGCCGGGCGTCCCGGGCATCGGCGACAAGACCGCCGCGACGCTGCTGAACGAGTACGCCGACCTCGACGGCATCCGGGCCGCGGCGGCCGATCCGTCGTCCTCGCTGCGGCCGCGGATCCGCCAGTCGCTGCTGGACAGCTCGGAGTACATCGACGCGGCGGTGCGCGTGGTCACCGTGCGCCCCGACCTCGACCTGGCCGACCCCGTGACCGGGGTGATCGACGAGCCCGCCCTGCGCGCGTTCGGCGAGCAGTGGAACGTCGCGGGTCCCGTCGACCGGCTGCTCCAGTCCGTCACGACGTGA